The nucleotide sequence GTCTGCCATCCGGCTGGTATACCGATAGCCAGGAACCAATTACGACAGCAGACAGTGAACCAGAACCGGATGTTGTCGTTGTGCGCGGCGAAACCCGGCAGTACCTCGCTCGTCACCCAGGACCAGAAGACATCGCATTAGTGGTTGAAGTTGCAGATACAACACTGCAACGCGATCGCACGTCTAAAAAGCGGACCTATGCCAGAGCAGGTATTCTAGTGTATTGGATTGTCAATTTAGGCGATCGGGTCATTGAGGTTTATACCCAGCCTTCTACGTTAGGTGATCAGCCAGACTATACCCAAAAACAGGAATATGGGCCATCTGATCTGGTTCCCTTAGTCATTGAGGAGGTTGAAGTGGGTACCATTCCCGTCCAAAGCCTGCTGCCGTAATGCCTGTTTGATAGCCTATTCTGAAAATAAGGCCCTTTGCTTTTTGGGGAGTACCCGGAATGACCGACGACGAACTGGGAGATTTTTTGGCCCAAATTCTAAATGTCCAGCGAGATTTGCAAGCAGGGCAACTGAAACTCCAGGAAGGGCATGTGGAATTACAGAAACGGATAGCTAAATTAACAACCAATGTTAACAAGTTAGAGCAGATTGTCCAGCGCCATGAGGGATACCATATTGTTAGGTGGCTGAGATTATCTGCGAGGGCAGTGCTGCAGGGCTATTTGTTGGTGTTCAAAGTCAAGTTGCCGCAAGGTTAACTGTAAGGCGATACTTTGAAGTTATTGGCAAAGCAATTACAGCTTTTTGTAAGGGTCGCATAAATTTATAGTGGCAGCCCAATAAACAGCTACGTATCCAGAAACACTGGTGTAAACTGGACAAGGTGTAAAGTAGTACAATTGATTTGTCATGTGAATATCAATCCAAGAGTCATCAGTGGTTCATGGCGGTATGGGGTCGCGTTAGATTGGCACACTTTATCGAGCGTGCCTCGTAGTGATGGCGGTTTTGATACAACACGTAGCGAAATCGGAGAAGCCCTTTATCAGCTCAAATACCAATTTGACCGTAGTAAAATTGAGCCGATTGCTGACGTCGCGGCACAGCAGATTATGTCCTGGAAAGTTTTTCGATACCTGAAGGCAATTATCGCTATACCGCCATCCAAATTAGACCGACCATTTCAGCCAGTGCTAGAATTGGCGAAGGCTCTCGGTAGCAAAACCGATTTGCCTGTGCCGGATGATTACCTCATCAAGGTTAGACAAACGCAAGCGTTAAAGGATATCGAAGATACCGACCTCAGACATCAGCAAATGCAAAATGCCTTCCAAGTCATTGATCAAAGATACTCGCAGGAGTCCGTCCTATTGTTTGATGATCTTTTTAGGTCAGGCGAAACGCTGAATGCAGTATCCAACGCACTTGTGGTTCAAGGTAATGTGGGGCGTATTTACGTGCTGACTGTGACGATGACGAGGACAAAGCGATGATGCATACAAACAGCTTTGATTGGTTTCGGTTAGCACGAACCAAAGGCATAGGAACCAAATTTCTTTGGGATGTTTATGACTTTACAAGTAAAGAATCACTTAGTTTGAGTGATCTACTTATTGATGACAAAATAAATGCCCTCAGCATACCAACTAAATTAAGAACGAAATTTGCTTCATCTTTAATTGACCAAGACTATGAAGCTCTTAGTAAGGCTTATGAGCGTCTTGAGCAAAATCGGGTCAAGATACTGCATGTAGAATCCTCTGATTTTCCTAAAAGACTCAAGCGGTATGGAAGGGAATATGGAATTCCTCCCCTGTTATATGCAAGGGGACATATTCCTCTTGCAAATTCTCAAAGCATTTCTATTGTTGGTTCTCGAAATGTTGGTGAGGAAGCCCTTTTAATTACATCTGAGTTAGCAAAAGGGCTGGCAAGAGAAGGCTTTAATATTGTTTCTGGTTATGCAAAAGGTGTTGACTCCACTGCTCATTTAGGCGCATTAGAAGCAGAGGGAACTACTACAATTGTTCTTAGTTTGGGGATCTTAAACTTTGAAGCTAAGAAAGACTTTAAACCTCTGTTCTCTCCCTACAACACCCTTGTGCTTTCGCAGTTCAACCCAACGGATAAATGGCTTGCTCGCAATGCAATGGCGCGAAATAAATTAGTCTGCGCTTTATCAGATGCAGTGATCGTCATAGCTTCTGGACAGGAAATTGACAATCAAGGAAGAATGAGCGGCACTTTTGACGCTGCTAAAAGTGCAATGGCAATGAACATACCCGTTTTTGTGCTTTCTCCTCAATGCTTTGCTCAACCTCTCGTTGGAAACACTGACTTGATTCAACTTGGTTGTTATGAAATTTTGCCAGAAAATGCTATTCAACAGATTCTTTCAAAGTTAGAACGTGAATCAATTGATACAGGTAAACAGCTCAGCAGAGATGTAGTTCAGTTAGAACTTCTTCCGTCAGCTTAACGCCACCTAACAACCCGGTTGGAGCGGACTAGCGAAAGATCTTGGTTGGGTTCAAAGGTTGCCGGTAGCCGCTCAACCGGAACGTTAGCAAGAGTGAACGGCTGGATCTTCAAGCGCAAATGCTGGATTTACAACAGCGGGTCAGACGTCTGGAACTACGAAACAGCGATGGGAATTGACTAACGCCAGAACTAACGATGCCTCTAATCATAGATCATCTTTCGTTGTGATCAGTTTCCTCCAGAACTAAATGCACCTCAATCTACCAGTCTTAGTATTCTTGTACCGATCAATTGGTTGTCATCAAAGATCATTGGCGGAGAATTTCCAGCCTGCAACCAATATCTTTACAAAAGATCATATTTTAGTTTGGCCTGGATATTGCATACTCCTGGGATTTTTGAACCAGAAGTCAATGGGACTGATCAGAGAGCAGCACCTATGACTTCTATACCCAGTCGAAACATAAGCAAACGAGCAACTGCCTCAGAGTTTCTGTGCAATACCAGGATCACCACAATGGCTAAGGAAACTGAGTTAAATGATCATGAAAAGGCAATTATTAGCGAATTTTCAACGTTTTATAGTCCAATTGAGCTTGGGGGCTATAGAACACCTGCCTGGAGCAACCGCGATCGCCGACTGGAGAATGTTCTGCAAACTCTAGTACAAAATGCACCACCCGTTGGGATTACAACCTGGGCACGCTATTTTTTGGTTTTCTCCTGGCAACAGAATCCTCAATTGCTGAGTTGGTTGGGTTTAGTACCGGGAAGTTCGCTCAGTCAGATCTTTGATCAACTCGCGCAGGTCGCTCCAGTTCCCAACCGAGAGCTTTCCCAACTGCATCGGCATCTGGAAGCGCGGTGCGGCGATCGTCAGGTTCAGCAATTTCTCAATACTGACACCAATTTAGCGAATAAATTCCTGGTGGCACACTTACAGAAACCCTCTTGGTTTGCCGCACGCTGGTTTTACAACAGTCGTCTGGTCATGTCCAGATTGGGGGAACGCTACTCGCTGAATGATTGTTTTCAGATTGCGAATGAAGCGTCTGCTAATCCAGCAAAATTGCTCCAGAACTTTCAACTGGCTCAGCAGGATATCTCGATCAAGACCTATGCTGAAAAAGTATTGCGCGGAATTATTCGCTCAACGATCAATCAACACGTCGAAACGCAGCACCATATTTCGCCCTGGGGTGTGCTGCGTTATGTTGCAAAACGAGAACTGGTAGAGGCATTACAGGCCGCAGGATATCAAGATTCTGATATTAAGAGTTATGGGTTACTCTGGCATAGTTTCAAGGAGATTTATCAAACTAAGCAAACCAATCTAAAGCAGCTACCAGAACCAACAGAACAGGAAATTCAACAAATTTGCGATCGCTATAACCAGCGACGGAAAGAATTTCAACTTGAATCACCCATGCAGTCCCATCTGGTCCTGAGTGGGTTACAGCGTTGTGCCCAGGTAATCCAGAATTATCGAAGCCTGGATTCTGTGTATGGCAGGCTTTTGGACGAGGCAAATAATCCTGAAGCCTCTGATCCCTTAGAGCAATTAATCCAATATCAGCGAGCAATGCAAGCAGAGTGTCTAAAGACTCTAGCAAAATCAGTCATTGCAACCCTGTTTCCCGAATTACCTGAAGTCACACAAGTGATTCTAAAGCTCTATTTAGGATTGGAATTTAATCAGACTGAAATTCTTGGGCTGATTGGACACCAGTTCAACTTGCAGAAACAGTATCAGGTATGCCGCAAGAAAGATGGCTATAAGCGAATAGTTCTACGAAGGTTTATCCAAGAACTCAATCAGCAGTATTCCGATCTATTGCCAGAAATCTTGACAGAGAAGACAACACCGGATGAAACGCTTCAGCAGCTACAGCAATTCCTGGACATTCACTTAGAGCAATTCTGCAAAGCCAGTTTTGCAGAGATCTTATATCAGACTTTGAACAATTTATTGAGTCACTACAACGGACAATTCAGTGCCCCGATCGATTTGGTTACGGTCTTCCATTGGCTCTACCATGACCAGTTTGGTCAACGGCCTCCCACTGTATACCAGTCCTCTCCAGCCCCAATTGACTTCAGTTCAGCGGAGATCATCGACCACTTAAAGATGACCTTGAAATCCGCGATCGCTGAGTCACTCACAGTGGATTTCAATCAGTGTGCTTCAACTGAGCATCGATTCCAGAGTTTTTTGGAATGGTGGTTACAAAATCATGTTGAACAGAACAATCCGTCACAAGCAGGAGAATAGAGCTATGGCCAGCCTAATTAATTTGAGTATGGAACTGGAAATTTCGCCCCTCAGTCAAGAAACCGCCAACCGCGAGGTCGGTGCAACCACTTATTCTTATCCTGCGGCTCGCGATCGCGCCTATATCAATACACTTTGTCTGAATGCCCTGTATACCTGGCTCCAGGAAGAGCCAGATCTGCCAGGAACTCCTCAAATCTGGCTAGAAGCCAGCGATCGTCCGGCGATTTGGGAATACGTCAATGGGAGTCTGATCACGGTTGGAGACACCCGACTGGCGATCATTCCCAGTGTTGTCTTAAGCGAAGCGGATCACCCAGCGGAGTTGCGAGTGGAACAGGAATGGGTCGATATCCCAGATTGGGCTGCCCATCACTATTTGATGGTACAGGTGAATCCAGAAGGCGGCTGGCTAAGACTATTGGGCTATGCCACTCACCCCCAACTAAAACAAACTGCACGCTACGACGCCCTCGATCGCACTTACAGTTTGTCCACGGAGCAACTGATTCAAGAGATGAGTGTGCTGTGGACAGCGCGGGAATTATCACCCAATTGGTCTCCAGCAGTGGCCTCTCTTCCCAGCCTAACCACAGTGCAAATCGATGGGTTAATCCAACGTCTGAGTCAGCCTTCCTACTCTCCCCGCCTGGAAATACCTTTTGAGCAATGGGCAGCGTTCATGACGGATTCCACCAGACGGCAGCAACTTTACCAGCAGCGACTGAACCTGGCACTCAACAACATGACTCAACACATTCCTGGGGCTGTCCCCGCTCAAATCAACTTGAGTCACTGGGTGAAGAGCCTGACCGAAGCAGGTTGGCAAGTCGTGCGAGATTTGAATCTACTCTCTGGCACTTCGTTTAGCATGGCGACTGCACGGAGTGGAATGCCATCTGAGCCACAACCGCCTGACCAACCCTATTGGAAAACATTCGAGCTTGGAGGATATGAGGTGATGCTGCTGATTGCTAGGGAAGCCGAGGTATCAGCGAAGAACAGTTCAGCACAGGCGGGTGAGATCGATATTGCGATCGCCGCCAAGATTAAAAGTACTACCCCATTACCCCATGACCTTCAGATACAAGTATCCTTTACCGACGAAAACGGCAATGTGGACAGGCTAGACCAGCAAATCCTGGCGAATCAGCCCGATCAGGTCGTTGAAGTTCCGTTGTTAGGTACACCGGGTGAACCCTTCAGCATTACTCTCAGATTAGGAGAACATAGCAGAACAGAACATTTCCAGGTTTAACAGAATACGGCAACAAATTGCAACACGGTTTTTCAGTACTCTTACTGACTAATCGATCTGGAATATGCTACTGTTAGTTTAATAAATTTCCATCCTTTTCAATTCGTGAGCAGGAATTGCGATCGTGGTTATGTATGGCAAAGTATCCTGATCGTGCTGTTCCTCTAAGTTTCCCTGGTATTGATTTCCATTGATGGCTTGCGCTGCGTCATTTTTCTCAGGTTTTCACCGAGTATGAGGTGAGGGTAGGAAAGAAAATGGTTGTTTCGTAAAAGCCTCCAGGTTCAGTCGATTAGCCTGTAGCAAGGTTGCGCTAGTAACACTCAGCACGATGACCCAATCCATTCCCTCCAGATTACGCTAGAGGGTTATCCATTCGCTGTACCGCTTGCCTTATGAGAGTTGAGTCACTGTACGAGTTGAAAAATGGTCGAGCTAAGCTGCGAATGCTGCTAGTCGGTGTGGATTACTACCAGGCACCCCAATTAGTTCCACTTAGCTATGCGGTATCGGACTGTCGTGAACTGGCTGAGGCTCTGACCCGTGCGACACAAGGCTTTCCTGAAGCCACGATTGATGTCTATTACGGCTCGGCGGATACTGAACCGCTCCAGCAAGAGACGATTCATCAAGGTTTGGATCGACTGCTTACGTCTGTTGAATCTAAGGATACGGTTCTGATTTATTTTTCGGGACATGGTGTCGTTGATGAAGCGACGCAAAAACTTTACCTTTGCTTAACTGCAACCCAACTGGATGACCTGGCCAATACAGCCTGGGATGTGCAGACCATGCTGAAGCGGTTGCAAACCTCAGGGGCTGGCAAACAAGTGATGATCATAGACTCCTGTTACAGCGGCAATGTGGGCGCTCAGTCTCGTGGAGGTACTGCGCTGTTACAGCCGCGCTCAATCGTTCAAACTCCCATCCCAGATCCTGCTGACTTTGCGCCCAAGATGCAGGAAACGTTGCGGGACTATGCCAGTCAAGCAACGGCTGAAAATCGCCATTTCCATGCGCGGTTGCAAACCTCAGGGGCTGGCAAACAAGTGATGATCATAGACTCCTGTTACAGCGGCAATGTGGGCGCTCAGTCTCGTGGAGGTACTGCGCTGTTACAGCCGCGCTCAATCGTTCAAAC is from Leptothermofonsia sichuanensis E412 and encodes:
- a CDS encoding DNA-processing protein DprA produces the protein MMHTNSFDWFRLARTKGIGTKFLWDVYDFTSKESLSLSDLLIDDKINALSIPTKLRTKFASSLIDQDYEALSKAYERLEQNRVKILHVESSDFPKRLKRYGREYGIPPLLYARGHIPLANSQSISIVGSRNVGEEALLITSELAKGLAREGFNIVSGYAKGVDSTAHLGALEAEGTTTIVLSLGILNFEAKKDFKPLFSPYNTLVLSQFNPTDKWLARNAMARNKLVCALSDAVIVIASGQEIDNQGRMSGTFDAAKSAMAMNIPVFVLSPQCFAQPLVGNTDLIQLGCYEILPENAIQQILSKLERESIDTGKQLSRDVVQLELLPSA
- a CDS encoding DUF1822 family protein, translated to MASLINLSMELEISPLSQETANREVGATTYSYPAARDRAYINTLCLNALYTWLQEEPDLPGTPQIWLEASDRPAIWEYVNGSLITVGDTRLAIIPSVVLSEADHPAELRVEQEWVDIPDWAAHHYLMVQVNPEGGWLRLLGYATHPQLKQTARYDALDRTYSLSTEQLIQEMSVLWTARELSPNWSPAVASLPSLTTVQIDGLIQRLSQPSYSPRLEIPFEQWAAFMTDSTRRQQLYQQRLNLALNNMTQHIPGAVPAQINLSHWVKSLTEAGWQVVRDLNLLSGTSFSMATARSGMPSEPQPPDQPYWKTFELGGYEVMLLIAREAEVSAKNSSAQAGEIDIAIAAKIKSTTPLPHDLQIQVSFTDENGNVDRLDQQILANQPDQVVEVPLLGTPGEPFSITLRLGEHSRTEHFQV
- a CDS encoding ComF family protein, with the protein product MPRSDGGFDTTRSEIGEALYQLKYQFDRSKIEPIADVAAQQIMSWKVFRYLKAIIAIPPSKLDRPFQPVLELAKALGSKTDLPVPDDYLIKVRQTQALKDIEDTDLRHQQMQNAFQVIDQRYSQESVLLFDDLFRSGETLNAVSNALVVQGNVGRIYVLTVTMTRTKR
- a CDS encoding Uma2 family endonuclease, with product MIDALGKIMRLTEKTAAVPTDLIWRLSVEQYHAMIQAGILTDDDPVELLEGWLVVKLPKNPPHRVATRLVRTEIEERLPSGWYTDSQEPITTADSEPEPDVVVVRGETRQYLARHPGPEDIALVVEVADTTLQRDRTSKKRTYARAGILVYWIVNLGDRVIEVYTQPSTLGDQPDYTQKQEYGPSDLVPLVIEEVEVGTIPVQSLLP